Proteins found in one Miscanthus floridulus cultivar M001 chromosome 4, ASM1932011v1, whole genome shotgun sequence genomic segment:
- the LOC136551342 gene encoding homeobox-leucine zipper protein ROC6-like — MEEGQQQVNAYTDKDTDYTDDEDYNDDDYTLEPETVSKRQKRHTPEQIRELRAAYQQNNHPDEPTRCALGAKIGLEGRQVQYWFQNQRSQMQAKAKVQKSKAAQRDNAALMAENTSLRKAILTNSCFTCGGVMVPAELPAENRRLLMENMRLRGECIRATTLLNQILRSVPPAEQRPPAVVPRRPSVLSVGEGASKADRAARLRRHAEAAMDQFLLLATKGEPLWLPTPDGEELSYLGYQKKATLPVHHGFFPDRFVMEATRETGMVRAFVADLIVMLTDAKRWSEMFPGIVAGVTANGAISGGVLGSRIQLMTAELQVQSPRLLNRSINFLRYNKRVVEGQWAVMDVSVDGILGSIGSRTADAATVANNTGCRLLPSGCLIEDMGNGYCKITWVVHAEYDETAVPTMFRPLLRSGKAFGAHRWLASLQRQCEYLAVLHSIQVPRGDNDNTAAISSMGKRGILELAQRMMTVFYSVVSGPVTQPSSNLYEWPASAGTGARRTDAAVRMVTWKKAGSVADLVLSASTTVWLPNTPPQLVFQYLCDGQRRGEWDVFANGAAVTELCSEATGHLHGNAVSVQYSNVMTDGTDSKKVLILQQACTDASCSMVVYAPVEEDFMGAVMNGGDHASVFLMPSGFAVLPDGHGMARHAPSSSSAPVGRNNTAGSLLTMACQALLPGSSPSDNHAADGAFDDVGKLLCHALKKIKAAVKANIVIPA; from the exons ATGGAGGAAGGGCAGCAGCAGGTCAATGCTTATACTGACAAGGACACTGATTACACTGATGAtgaagactacaacgacgacgactACACTCTAGAGCCCGAGACGGTGTCCAAACGCCAGAAGCGCCACACCCCGGAGCAGATCCGAGAACTCAGAGC TGCATACCAACAGAATAACCACCCAGACGAGCCGACACGGTGCGCGCTCGGCGCAAAGATCGGCTTAGAGGGCAGGCAAGTGCAGTACTGGTTCCAAAACCAGCGCTCCCAGATGCAG GCGAAGGCTAAGGTGCAGAAGAGCAAGGCGGCTCAGCGGGACAATGCTGCACTAATGGCCGAGAACACGTCGCTTCGCAAGGCCATACTGACCAACTCCTGCTTCACGTGCGGCGGCGTAATGGTGCCCGCCGAGCTGCCGGCCGAGAACCGGCGCCTGTTGATGGAGAACATGAGGCTCAGGGGCGAGTGCATACGCGCCACCACCCTGCTCAACCAGATCTTGCGCTCGGTGCCCCCAGCCGAGCAACGCCCACCAGCAGTCGTcccccgccgcccctccgtgttGTCCGTCGGCGAAGGGGCCAGCAAGGCCGATCGCGCCGCTCGTCTCCGCAGGCACGCGGAGGCTGCCATGGACCAGTTCCTACTGCTCGCGACCAAGGGGGAGCCGCTGTGGCTGCCCACCCCCGACGGGGAGGAGCTCAGCTACCTGGGGTACCAAAAGAAAGCGACACTCCCGGTGCACCATGGGTTCTTCCCGGACAGATTCGTCATGGAGGCAACCAGGGAGACTGGCATGGTCAGAGCCTTTGTCGCCGACCTCATCGTCATGCTTACAGACGCG AAGCGCTGGTCTGAGATGTTCCCCGGCATCGTGGCAGGTGTGACCGCCAATGGTGCCATCTCCGGTGGCGTCTTGGGTTCACGTATTCAGCTG ATGACCGCAGAGCTGCAGGTGCAGTCGCCACGTCTGCTCAACCGCAGCATCAACTTTCTGAGATATAACAAGCGGGTGGTGGAGGGGCAGTGGGCTGTGATGGACGTGTCCGTCGACGGCATCCTTGGATCGATAGGCAGCCGCACCGCCGATGCCGCCACCGTTGCAAACAACACAGGCTGCAGGCTGCTGCCGTCCGGCTGCCTCATTGAGGACATGGGCAATGGCTACTGCAAG ATCACATGGGTTGTCCACGCGGAGTACGACGAGACCGCAGTGCCAACAATGTTCAGGCCACTGCTCCGCTCTGGGAAGGCTTTCGGCGCGCATCGCTGGCTCGCGTCGCTGCAGAGGCAGTGTGAATACCTCGCTGTTCTGCACTCCATCCAGGTCCCAAGAGGCGACAACGACAACACAG CTGCCATTTCGTCAATGGGGAAGAGGGGGATCCTGGAGCTGGCACAGAGGATGATGACGGTTTTCTACTCGGTTGTCTCTGGTCCCGTCACTCAGCCGTCCAGCAACCTCTACGAGTGGCCTGCTAGCGCTGGCACAGGCGCCAGGAGGACTGACGCAGCTGTGCGCATGGTGACCTGGAAGAAAGCCGGCAGCGTGGCTGACCTGGTGCTGAGCGCCAGCACCACGGTGTGGCTGCCGAACACGCCGCCGCAGCTTGTGTTCCAGTACCTCTGCGATGGCCAGCGCCGTGGCGAGTGGGACGTCTTCGCCAATGGCGCGGCGGTGACTGAGCTCTGCTCTGAGGCCACGGGCCATCTCCATGGCAATGCTGTCTCCGTGCAATACTCCAAT GTGATGACCGATGGAACCGACAGCAAGAAGGTGCTGATCTTGCAACAGGCGTGCACCGACGCATCATGCTCCATGGTGGTCTATGCTCCCGTCGAAGAGGATTTCATGGGTGCGGTCATGAACGGTGGCGACCACGCCTCTGTCTTCCTCATGCCGTCTGGGTTCGCCGTCCTTCCGGACGGCCATGGCATGGCTCGCCATGCTCCGAGCTCCTCCAGTGCTCCCGTTGGCCGCAACAACACTGCTGGGTCCCTCCTCACTATGGCATGTCAGGCGCTGCTGCCTGGCTCATCCCCGTCTGACAACCATGCTGCTGATGGCGCCTTCGACGATGTTGGCAAGCTGCTCTGTCATGCACTGAAGAAGATCAAGGCTGCCGTCAAGGCCAACATCGTCATCCCAGCTTGA